The following are from one region of the Oncorhynchus masou masou isolate Uvic2021 chromosome 24, UVic_Omas_1.1, whole genome shotgun sequence genome:
- the LOC135511367 gene encoding mucin-2-like has protein sequence MSSRTVTYQTDAIPGNLLDLTTTTTTPTAAPATTTTTHIPAPATTPTPATTPIPAPATTPATTPIPAPATTPTPATTPIPAPATTPATTPIPAPAPTTTHIPAPATTTTTHATTPTPATTPIPATITTTPTTTPATTTTTPTTTPVTTTPTTTPATTPIPAPATTTTTTPNPAPATTTPTTHIPAPATTPTPATSPILATTTPNPATTPTPATTPTPATTPIPAPPTPTTTPTPTTTPIPATTPTPATTHIPAPATTPATTPTTTTTPAPATTPATTPIPAPTTTPPTPATTPIPAPATTTTTRIPATTTPTTTTPPPIPTLPPIPTPTPIPTTTTTPPPIPIPTTTTHIPTPSTTPIPTTTPIPTTATPTSIPTPPPPIPTPTTTTTPIPTTSTTTTTVLLLLLLPAMPILAI, from the exons ATGTCATCT AGGACTGTAACATATCAAACGGATGCGATACCTGGCAATCTGTTAGatctaactactactactactactcctactgctgctcctgctactactactacaactcaTATTCCAGCTCCTGCTACTACTCCTACTCCTGCTACTACTCCTATTCCTGCTCCTGCTACTACTCCTGCTACTACTCCTATTCCTGCGCCTGCTACTACTCCTACTCCTGCTACTACTCCTATTCCTGCTCCTGCTACTACTCCTGCTACTACTCCTattcctgctcctgctcctactactactCATATTCCtgctcctgctactactactactactcatgcTACTACTCCTACTCCTGCTACTACTCCTATTCCTGCTACTATAACTACAACCCctactactactcctgctactacaactacaactcctactactactcctgttactactactcctactactactcctgctacTACTCCTATTCCtgctcctgctactactactactacaactccTAATCCtgctcctgctactactactcctactactcaTATTCCTGCTCCTGCTACTACTCCTACTCCTGCTACTAGTCCTATTCTTGCTACTACTACTCCTAATCCTGCTACTACTCCTACTCCTGCCACTACTCCTACTCCTGCCACTACTCCTATTcctgctcctcctactcctactactactcctactcctactactactcctaTTCCTGCTACTACTCCTACTCCTGCTACTACTCATATTCCTGCGCCTGCTACTACTCctgctactactcctactactactactactcctgctcCTGCTACTACTCCTGCTACTACTCCTAttcctgctcctactactactcctcctactcctgcTACTACTCCTATTCCGgctcctgctactactactactactcgtattcctgctactactactcctactactactactcctcctcctattcctacTCTTCCTCCTATTCCTACTCCTACTCCTAttcctactactaccactactcctcctcctattcctattcctactactactactcatatTCCTACTCCTTCTACTACTCCTATTCCTACTACTACTCCTATTCCTACTACTGCTACTCCTACTTCtattcctactcctcctcctcctattcctactcctactactactacaactccTATTcctactacttctaccactactactacagtactactactactactactaccagccaTGCCCATATTAGCCATATAG